The window CGCATCGACGCCGCTCGCGGCCGTCACGAAAGGCGGGCAGGGCAGCGTCAGTTCCGGGTCCACGAGGGCGACGGCTGGTACGAACGAATCGTCGCGGATGCTCGCCTTGAAGCCCCGCGCGCGGTCGCTGAGGACGCCGTTGTTCGTCATCTCGCTTCCCGTGCCGGCGGTCGTCGGGACGGCGATCATCGCGAGGCCCCGGCTCGCGGGCGTCCGGCCGGTGTGAAAGGCGCGGGTCGGCTCCTCTTCGTGGGCGAGGCCGGCAGCGACCTTGGCGACGTCCATCGCGCTGCCGCCCCCCAGGCCGATGACCACGTCGGCCCGATGCCGGCGGATGGCCTGACGGCAGCGGTCCACGGCGGCGACATCGGGCTCCGGTTCGACCTCGTCGAACAGATCGGCCTCGATGCCTGCCTTCCGGAGGATCGCGAGGCAGCGGTCCGTGATGCCGGCCTTTGCCATAGCCCGCCGACCGGTTACGAGGAGCGAGCGGCGGCCGAAGCGCAGGGCCTCCTCGCCGAGCGACTCGATGGCGCCGATGCCGAAGAGAAACCTTTCGGGGGCACGGAACAGGGCGGCCGTCAACGTCGCCTCCTTCTGCTGGCCCGGACAAGTCCGATTATAAGGCGGCCCGCGCCCGCTGCAACTGTTCGCCTTCGGCCCCGTCGGCGAGGGGCGGATTGACAGGCCCGAGGGCCGTGTGATTAAATGGGGCCATGCCGGATAAGGATGAACGCTGGATGCAGGAAGCCTTGCGTGCCGCCCGGGCCGCGCTCGAGGCCGACGAGGTTCCGGTCGGCTGCGTCGTCGTTCACGAGGACCGCATCATCGGCCGCGCGCACAATCAGCGCGAGACATTGCGGGATCCGACGGCCCATGCGGAGATGATCGCGCTGACGCAGGCGGCCGGGGCGCTCGAGACGTGGCGCCTCGGCGGCTGCACGCTCTACGTTACCCTCGAGCCGTGCGCCATGTGCGCGGGGGCGATGGTCCTCGGGCGGATCGACCGCCTCGTCTATGGGGCGACGGACCCGAAGGCGGGGGCCGTAGAGTCGGTGTTTCGGCTGCTCGACGAGCCGCGGCTCAATCACAAGGTCGAGGTGACCAAAGGCGTCCTGGCGGCGGAGTGCGGGGCGGTGCTGTCGGATTTTTTCCGGACGAAGCGTGCGGGCGGCAACGGCTCGGAGACGTAGGCTCCCCGGGCGCTTGCCACGGCGCTGCCGCGTGTTGGAATGTGCGTGGCCGCGGGTGTTCCGCGGGGTTCGTATCAGAGAGGGGCTTTTTCGCTCGCGCGTTCCGAGGCGACTGCGGACCCAAAAGGCATGATGAAGGCGTCAGTGATTTTTGTGTTCGTTCTCCTCGTGGCCCAGGGCGCTGCGGCCGAAACCGCGGCGCCGAGAGCGGCGATGAGTCCCTTCGAAGGCCCCGAGGTCCTGGCGCCGGAAAGCGAGATCGACAAACGGATTTTCGGCCGGTTGAAGGAGTTGGACATTCGGCCGGCCAATCTCTGCCCGGACGCGGTGTTTGTCCGGCGCGTTTATCTGGATGTCCTCGGCACGCTGCCCACCGCACAAGAGGCGAAAGACTTTCTGCTGGACCGTGCCCCGGACAAACGCCGCGCCTTGATCGATCGCCTGTTGGACCGCGAGGAGTTTGTGGATTACTGGGCGATGAAGTGGAGCGAACTGCTGCGGGTGAAAGCGGAGTTCCCCGTCAATCTGTGGCCCAACGCGGCGCAGGCGTATCGCCACTGGATTCGGACCTGCATCAAGGAAAACAAGCCTTACGACAGGTTCGTCCGCGAGATGCTTACGGCGAGCGGCAGCAATTTCCGTGTGCCCCAGGCCAACTTCTACCGCGCCGTGCAAAGCAAGGAACCGCAGGCCCTTGCCCAGGCGGCGGCCCTGACGTTCATGGGAACGCGCGCCGAGAACTGGCCGAAAGAGCAATTGTCGGGCATGGCGGCTTTTTTCTCGCAGGTCGGCTACAAGGCGACGGCGGAGTGGAAAGAGGAAATCGTTTTTTTCGACTCCGGCAAGACGGGCGGCGCGGCGTCTCCGTCGGCGTGTTTCCCGGACGGGACGCCGGCCCGGCTGGCGCCGGACCAGGATCCGCGGGAACTCTTTGCCGATTGGCTGATGAAGCCGGAGAATCCCTGGTTCGCGCGCAACATTGTGAACCGCATCTGGTCCTGGCTGCTGGGGCGCGGCATCATTCAGGAGCCGGACGACATCCGTCCGGACAATCCGCCCAGCCATCCCCAATTGCTGGCCTACCTGGAACGGGAATTGATCGCGAACCACTACGACCTGAAGCACATCTACCGCCGGATCCTGAACGCGCAAACGTATCAACTGTCCTGCATTTCAAATACTCCGGATCCCGGGGGCGAGGCCCTTTTCGCGCATTATCCCCTGCGCCGCCTGGAGGCGGAGGTGCTGATCGACGCCCTGTGCCAGATCACCGGCACAACGGAGGCGTACTCCAGCGCCATTCCGGAGCCTTTCACCTTCATCCCGGAAGACCAGCGGGCCATTGCGCTGCCGGACGGAAGCATCACGAGTTCCTTCCTCGAGATGTTCGGGCGCCCGCCGCGCGACACGGGCCTGGAATCGGAGCGCAATAACCGCCCCACGGCCGACCAGCGGCTGCACCTCCTGAATTCGAGCCACGTGCAGCGCAAGTTGGAGCAGGGCCCCTGGATTCGGTCCCTCCTGCAATCCGGGAAAGGTTCGCGAGAGGTCGTAACCGAGGTTTACCTGACGATTCTCTCGCGGTTC is drawn from Planctomycetota bacterium and contains these coding sequences:
- a CDS encoding iron-containing alcohol dehydrogenase, yielding MTAALFRAPERFLFGIGAIESLGEEALRFGRRSLLVTGRRAMAKAGITDRCLAILRKAGIEADLFDEVEPEPDVAAVDRCRQAIRRHRADVVIGLGGGSAMDVAKVAAGLAHEEEPTRAFHTGRTPASRGLAMIAVPTTAGTGSEMTNNGVLSDRARGFKASIRDDSFVPAVALVDPELTLPCPPFVTAASGVDALVQAVESYLSRHATPMTEALSLRAVEELAAALPGVVHRGDDLALRTRAAWGSAMAGLALSNARLGVIHGMAHPIGVRFAVPHGLVCGVLLPAALEFVRPAAPEKFGHLARLLGDDPAAYARELLSACDLPARLTEYGLRADAFDAIAEESLASGSTQATPRAVTKQDILALLRAVA
- the tadA gene encoding tRNA adenosine(34) deaminase TadA; this encodes MPDKDERWMQEALRAARAALEADEVPVGCVVVHEDRIIGRAHNQRETLRDPTAHAEMIALTQAAGALETWRLGGCTLYVTLEPCAMCAGAMVLGRIDRLVYGATDPKAGAVESVFRLLDEPRLNHKVEVTKGVLAAECGAVLSDFFRTKRAGGNGSET
- a CDS encoding DUF1553 domain-containing protein; the protein is MMKASVIFVFVLLVAQGAAAETAAPRAAMSPFEGPEVLAPESEIDKRIFGRLKELDIRPANLCPDAVFVRRVYLDVLGTLPTAQEAKDFLLDRAPDKRRALIDRLLDREEFVDYWAMKWSELLRVKAEFPVNLWPNAAQAYRHWIRTCIKENKPYDRFVREMLTASGSNFRVPQANFYRAVQSKEPQALAQAAALTFMGTRAENWPKEQLSGMAAFFSQVGYKATAEWKEEIVFFDSGKTGGAASPSACFPDGTPARLAPDQDPRELFADWLMKPENPWFARNIVNRIWSWLLGRGIIQEPDDIRPDNPPSHPQLLAYLERELIANHYDLKHIYRRILNAQTYQLSCISNTPDPGGEALFAHYPLRRLEAEVLIDALCQITGTTEAYSSAIPEPFTFIPEDQRAIALPDGSITSSFLEMFGRPPRDTGLESERNNRPTADQRLHLLNSSHVQRKLEQGPWIRSLLQSGKGSREVVTEVYLTILSRFPTEEELKIVEGYHPSGPAKGREGLLDLAWALINSAEFLYRH